One window from the genome of Salvia splendens isolate huo1 chromosome 9, SspV2, whole genome shotgun sequence encodes:
- the LOC121749127 gene encoding uncharacterized protein LOC121749127: MVIPEINMCDFEAGMKCLQNPSTISCLFSIPTLWKYGALILAIFATFNSIIKRIKLIFIRFHTVKPCSSQTEDVFEFSDEDDDDDISLASSDDEQEGEEDHPTAVKNRDQHCFEGDFGVRGSILSFKSQRQSGQLRRRGSGGAWSEFACGKNVVKLWDSLGFSVEIDDYLFNYDTNSIVSTWNRHQEEKSSEFRGDIWPVPALFLTAESNGKGDGVILGGYDRRMRSSVAALLAEWKLPAENDVSGVVTVGDVRNVRRPLGDTWWEADAVITSR, from the coding sequence atgGTAATTCCAGAGATAAACATGTGCGACTTCGAAGCAGGAATGAAATGCCTGCAAAATCCATCAACAATCTCCTGTTTATTTTCGATTCCAACCTTGTGGAAATATGGCGCTTTAATCTTGGCAATTTTTGCTACTTTCAACAGcataattaaaagaattaaGCTCATTTTCATTCGTTTCCACACTGTAAAACCGTGTTCTAGTCAAACCGAAGACGTGTTCGAGTTCAGcgacgaagacgacgacgacgacaTATCGCTAGCGTCTTCGGATGATGAACAGGAAGGGGAAGAAGATCACCCGACGGCGGTAAAAAATAGAGATCAACACTGCTTTGAAGGAGATTTCGGCGTGAGAGGTTCAATCCTCAGTTTCAAAAGTCAGCGGCAGAGTGGTCAATTGAGGCGGCGGGGCAGCGGCGGCGCGTGGTCGGAATTCGCCTGTGGTAAAAATGTTGTTAAGCTTTGGGATAGCTTAGGGTTTAGCGTAGAAATTGATGATTATCTATTCAATTATGATACGAATAGCATTGTTTCTACGTGGAATCGCCACCAAGAAGAGAAATCTAGCGAGTTTCGCGGCGATATCTGGCCGGTGCCGGCGTTATTTCTGACGGCGGAGAGCAACGGGAAGGGAGACGGCGTGATTTTAGGCGGTTACGATAGGAGGATGAGAAGCAGCGTCGCGGCGCTGCTCGCGGAATGGAAGCTTCCGGCGGAGAATGACGTCAGCGGGGTGGTGACGGTTGGTGATGTGAGGAATGTTAGGAGGCCGTTAGGCGATACGTGGTGGGAAGCTGACGCCGTTATAACGTCTAGGTAA